From Pleurocapsa minor HA4230-MV1, the proteins below share one genomic window:
- a CDS encoding mechanosensitive ion channel family protein codes for MKFDFLSWEFGANKLNDYLLAAVILFCSIVLIKILRRSTFKRLRKWAAKSENIYDDAIVNILERDLIPIAYIASIYLAVDNLAFHPILERTVNVIVVITSTILAIRLICAASEYIIKIYWINYQRDNVNLEQSIDALMPAIRIVIWLIGIVFLLDNLGFNISAVVTSLGIGGVAIALASQGVLQDLFSYFSILLDRPFELGDFIIVGDYLGTVEYVGIKTTRLQSVGGEQIVMANTDLVGSRIRNYKKMRQRRVLFNFGVVYETSTEQLAQIPDLIKEIIAQTENATCDRAHFSGYGEYSLNFEVVYLINTNDYSVYMNAQQEINLAVKTKFAEYGIEFAYPTQIAYLDTLPAGMLIKQEQTI; via the coding sequence ATGAAATTTGACTTTTTATCCTGGGAATTTGGTGCTAACAAGCTAAATGACTATTTACTTGCAGCGGTTATTTTATTTTGCTCGATCGTATTAATTAAAATACTCAGACGTTCAACTTTTAAACGTCTTAGAAAGTGGGCAGCTAAAAGCGAAAATATTTATGACGATGCCATTGTCAACATCCTGGAAAGAGACTTAATTCCCATCGCTTACATTGCCAGTATTTATCTAGCTGTGGATAATTTAGCTTTCCATCCCATACTCGAACGCACTGTAAACGTCATTGTAGTAATCACTTCAACTATCTTGGCAATTCGACTCATTTGTGCAGCAAGCGAATATATCATCAAAATTTACTGGATTAATTATCAACGAGATAACGTTAATTTAGAACAAAGCATTGATGCTTTGATGCCTGCGATTAGAATAGTGATCTGGCTAATTGGGATTGTCTTTTTACTCGATAATTTAGGGTTCAATATCTCCGCTGTAGTCACTAGCTTAGGGATTGGCGGCGTAGCGATCGCTCTAGCTTCTCAAGGAGTTTTGCAAGACTTATTTAGCTATTTTTCCATCCTCCTAGATCGCCCTTTTGAACTAGGAGATTTTATTATTGTCGGTGATTATCTTGGTACAGTTGAGTATGTCGGAATTAAGACTACTAGACTCCAAAGCGTCGGCGGAGAGCAAATCGTGATGGCTAATACCGATTTAGTTGGCTCGCGCATTCGTAACTACAAAAAAATGCGTCAACGTCGAGTTCTCTTTAACTTTGGTGTGGTGTACGAAACTAGTACCGAACAATTAGCCCAAATTCCCGATTTAATTAAAGAGATTATTGCACAGACAGAAAATGCTACTTGCGATCGCGCTCACTTTTCGGGCTATGGTGAATATAGTCTAAATTTTGAAGTAGTTTATTTGATTAACACAAATGACTACAGTGTCTATATGAATGCCCAACAGGAAATCAACCTCGCAGTTAAAACTAAGTTTGCTGAGTATGGCATTGAATTCGCTTATCCCACACAGATTGCTTATCTAGATACATTACCTGCTGGGATGTTAATTAAGCAAGAACAGACAATTTAG
- a CDS encoding glycosyl hydrolase family 57, giving the protein MSTATAPRNHLTVVTNGLPNICGWSAEIAIAVNHDRPIFLADSKIDLNQVNAVFACALHMHQPTIPAGANGELISNLQHMFEHPHDGDNHNAEAFAWCYSRMGDWIPELVANGCSPRIMLDYSGNLLWGFQQMERHDILEKLKKITCDAAYQPYVEWLGTMWSHAVIPSTPIPDLKLHIQAWQHYFAAMFGYEALARVKGFSPPEMHLPNHPDTLYEYIKALKECGYRWLLVQEHSVERPDGSGLEHDDKYIPNRLVARNSQGETISITALIKTQGSDTKLVAQMQPYHEAKGRGKQMIGNIAVPSCVSQIADGENGGVMMNEYARDFQPVWYELKNNQNVVGLNGTEYIELIEAAGANPQDYPVCQAVGQHKIWQQVNPDAATPEKVDRAIAHLQATDHQFHMDGASWTDDLSWVKGYENVLEPMNQLSAMFHQKYDALVKENPEITKTKEYQEALLYVLLVETSCFRYWGQGTWTDYARELFRRGEALLK; this is encoded by the coding sequence ATGTCTACCGCTACAGCACCACGTAACCATCTAACAGTTGTGACCAATGGCTTACCCAATATCTGTGGTTGGTCAGCAGAAATTGCGATCGCCGTAAATCACGATCGACCGATATTTTTAGCCGACAGTAAAATCGATTTAAATCAGGTTAATGCTGTTTTTGCTTGCGCTCTCCATATGCATCAGCCAACTATTCCCGCAGGTGCAAACGGTGAACTGATAAGTAACCTGCAACATATGTTTGAACATCCTCATGATGGCGATAACCATAATGCAGAAGCTTTTGCCTGGTGTTATTCTCGCATGGGAGACTGGATTCCTGAATTAGTAGCCAATGGTTGTAGTCCTCGGATCATGCTGGATTATTCGGGTAATTTACTCTGGGGTTTTCAGCAGATGGAGCGCCATGATATTTTAGAAAAACTGAAAAAAATCACCTGTGATGCAGCCTATCAACCTTATGTCGAATGGCTGGGTACGATGTGGAGTCATGCTGTAATTCCCTCTACGCCAATTCCCGATCTCAAGCTGCATATTCAGGCTTGGCAACATTATTTTGCGGCAATGTTTGGTTACGAAGCTTTGGCAAGAGTCAAGGGATTTTCTCCCCCAGAAATGCATCTGCCTAATCATCCTGATACCCTTTACGAATATATTAAAGCTCTTAAAGAATGCGGTTATCGCTGGTTACTAGTACAGGAACACTCCGTAGAAAGACCAGACGGTTCAGGTTTAGAGCATGATGATAAGTATATTCCCAATCGTTTAGTTGCTCGTAATTCTCAGGGCGAAACTATTAGCATTACCGCACTGATTAAAACTCAAGGCTCAGACACCAAGTTAGTAGCTCAAATGCAGCCTTACCATGAAGCCAAAGGTAGAGGCAAACAAATGATTGGTAATATTGCTGTACCAAGCTGTGTCAGTCAAATTGCTGATGGAGAAAATGGGGGAGTGATGATGAATGAATATGCCCGCGATTTCCAGCCTGTTTGGTATGAGCTAAAGAATAACCAAAATGTTGTAGGGTTAAACGGCACAGAATATATTGAACTAATAGAAGCTGCGGGAGCTAATCCTCAAGACTACCCCGTTTGTCAGGCGGTAGGACAACATAAAATTTGGCAGCAGGTAAATCCTGATGCTGCTACTCCCGAAAAAGTAGATCGAGCGATCGCTCATCTTCAAGCAACAGATCACCAGTTTCATATGGATGGGGCATCCTGGACAGACGATCTTAGCTGGGTTAAAGGCTATGAAAATGTTCTCGAACCAATGAATCAATTAAGCGCCATGTTCCATCAAAAATATGATGCACTGGTTAAGGAAAATCCTGAAATTACCAAAACCAAAGAATATCAAGAAGCTTTGCTCTATGTACTTTTAGTTGAAACCAGCTGCTTCCGCTATTGGGGACAAGGTACTTGGACAGACTATGCCAGGGAACTATTCCGCAGAGGCGAAGCTTTGCTGAAATAA
- a CDS encoding AI-2E family transporter: protein MRLGTLIGFLAIIIALYILWQIKQVLLLAFAAVVFATTINQLVKLLQSKFALERKTALAIAVTGILTFIIGFIALVIPPFIEQFQQLVELVPQGLEQLSSINNWLSNFLPQNLLQEFRGLESLTQNLQSFADQFISSFFGLFSSTLGIFLNSFLVIVVTLMLLSNPTPYRKMFLLIFPAFYRRRVKTILKKCEKNLGGWAIAILFSMTVIAVLSGIGLLCLGVKLPLANSLLAGILTFIPNLGPLLSVVPPAAMALLDAPWKALAVVILYIIIQQVETNILTPIVMQRQVSLLPAVTLLSQVIFAIFFGLLGLFLALPITVVAQVWLKEVLVKDILDPWQIERDSNRFDARKLSSQPQKQQQQSHSLIVEKN, encoded by the coding sequence GTGCGGTTGGGGACACTAATTGGATTTTTAGCTATTATTATCGCCCTGTATATTCTGTGGCAAATCAAACAAGTTTTACTATTAGCCTTTGCTGCGGTTGTCTTTGCTACGACGATCAATCAATTGGTTAAGCTGCTACAGTCAAAATTTGCGCTGGAACGCAAAACGGCGCTGGCGATCGCTGTTACGGGAATATTAACTTTTATTATTGGTTTTATTGCTTTAGTCATCCCGCCATTTATCGAGCAGTTTCAGCAGTTGGTAGAGTTAGTTCCTCAAGGCTTAGAACAGCTTAGTAGCATTAATAATTGGCTGAGTAATTTTTTACCCCAGAATTTACTTCAAGAATTTAGAGGGTTAGAATCTCTGACACAAAATCTGCAATCTTTTGCGGATCAATTTATTAGTAGTTTTTTCGGTCTATTTTCTAGTACTTTAGGGATCTTTTTAAATTCTTTCTTAGTAATAGTAGTGACGCTCATGCTGTTATCTAATCCAACTCCTTATAGAAAGATGTTTCTCTTGATCTTTCCTGCTTTCTATCGTCGGCGAGTAAAAACCATCCTTAAAAAGTGCGAGAAGAATTTAGGTGGTTGGGCGATCGCTATTCTTTTTAGTATGACTGTAATTGCTGTTCTAAGCGGAATTGGTCTACTATGTTTGGGAGTTAAGTTACCTTTGGCAAACTCTTTGTTAGCTGGCATCCTAACTTTTATTCCTAATTTGGGCCCCCTATTAAGCGTAGTTCCCCCCGCAGCGATGGCATTACTAGATGCACCTTGGAAAGCATTAGCAGTAGTAATTCTTTATATTATAATTCAACAGGTAGAGACTAATATTTTAACACCGATAGTTATGCAGAGACAGGTATCATTATTACCAGCCGTAACTCTCCTATCTCAAGTTATTTTTGCTATATTCTTTGGTCTTTTAGGCTTGTTTTTAGCTTTGCCAATTACAGTAGTAGCTCAAGTTTGGCTCAAAGAAGTTTTAGTTAAAGATATTTTAGATCCCTGGCAAATCGAGCGTGATTCTAATCGATTTGATGCTCGTAAGCTGAGTTCTCAGCCACAGAAACAGCAGCAACAATCTCATAGTTTGATAGTAGAGAAAAATTAG
- a CDS encoding glycosyltransferase family 2 protein, which yields MKLSIGILAHNEANAIATLLKSLSQQSLLTSLNKGYSIEIIVVPNGCSDDTALIARNTLETFPKGRRDPKGLAIASASPKGRREASAVAHCTLVVYSSAYALALAPGGTSSFKNDQALWNWKVCEVKEAGKSNAWNLFIHEFAAPDADFFCLMDADIQLHDRNALEKMLKVLVENPEYWIALDRPIKDIELKENKSWLEKLSVAVSKSSNAGQLYICGQLYCGRAEPLRNMWMPAGLPVEDGFLTQMVISENFTLENPTFTKRIVRVEEASHIFEAYTNPLKLVNHEVRVVVGIVINAFLTYYLQERCSKKLTAGMLINRMNKENHLWLNDFVRNSLVKERWWLIPISLVFRRYRSLRCEASPLGQNRSLWKALLRILIATLAFIVDISIFIRANSTLRRKVISNYW from the coding sequence ATGAAATTAAGTATTGGTATTTTGGCTCATAATGAAGCAAATGCAATTGCGACTCTATTAAAATCTCTTAGTCAACAAAGCTTATTAACTAGTTTAAATAAAGGATATTCAATTGAAATTATTGTTGTCCCTAATGGCTGTAGCGATGATACAGCGTTAATAGCTCGTAACACTTTAGAAACATTTCCTAAAGGACGACGCGACCCTAAAGGGTTAGCTATCGCGTCAGCTAGTCCTAAAGGACGACGCGAAGCTAGTGCCGTGGCACATTGTACCCTTGTGGTATACAGCTCCGCATATGCTTTAGCATTAGCACCTGGCGGTACGTCATCGTTTAAAAACGACCAAGCGTTGTGGAACTGGAAGGTATGCGAGGTCAAAGAAGCAGGGAAAAGTAATGCTTGGAACTTATTTATTCATGAGTTTGCAGCACCTGATGCTGACTTCTTCTGCTTAATGGATGCAGATATCCAACTACACGATCGCAATGCTTTAGAAAAAATGCTCAAGGTGTTAGTTGAAAATCCCGAATATTGGATTGCGCTCGATCGACCAATTAAAGATATTGAGCTAAAAGAAAATAAAAGCTGGCTAGAGAAATTGTCGGTAGCGGTTTCCAAATCGTCGAATGCAGGTCAACTTTATATTTGTGGACAACTTTATTGTGGTCGTGCTGAACCTTTACGTAATATGTGGATGCCAGCAGGATTACCAGTAGAAGATGGGTTTTTAACTCAAATGGTAATTAGCGAAAACTTTACGCTAGAAAATCCTACTTTTACTAAAAGAATCGTTAGAGTTGAAGAAGCCTCCCATATATTTGAAGCTTATACTAATCCTTTAAAGTTAGTTAATCACGAAGTTCGAGTTGTTGTCGGCATCGTAATTAATGCCTTTTTAACTTATTACTTGCAAGAGAGATGTAGTAAGAAATTAACGGCAGGAATGCTGATTAATAGGATGAATAAGGAAAACCACTTATGGCTCAATGATTTTGTCCGTAATTCTCTGGTTAAAGAAAGATGGTGGCTCATTCCCATCTCTTTAGTATTTCGTCGCTATAGATCTTTACGATGCGAAGCGAGTCCTTTAGGGCAAAATCGCTCTTTATGGAAAGCCTTGTTGCGGATTCTTATTGCTACCTTAGCTTTTATAGTAGACATTAGTATTTTTATTCGCGCCAACAGCACTTTACGCCGTAAGGTAATTAGTAACTACTGGTAA